In one window of Helianthus annuus cultivar XRQ/B chromosome 17, HanXRQr2.0-SUNRISE, whole genome shotgun sequence DNA:
- the LOC118489082 gene encoding uncharacterized protein LOC118489082 — protein MLKFGRPDYVDSIFEFEFHLLIPRNSLPCPLTINFWIHYFPAPYFLFPFSQETLNLFLFVYIFKFNNASPFHLSFFPVFSSHFLSESSLFCLSAMVFYRSVSLLSKLRNRVRKTVDQWASSRLAHTMEIV, from the exons ATGCTGAAATTTGGGCGGCCAGATTATGTGGAttcaatttttgaatttgaattccATTTACTCATCCCAAGAAACTCATTACCCTGTCCTCTCACTATCAACTTTTGGATTCATTATTTCCCTGCACCTTATTTCCTTTTTCCTTTCAGCCAAGAAACCCTAAATTTGTTTTTATTCGTTTACATATTCAAGTTCAACAACGCATCACCATTCCATCTCTCCTTCTTTCCAGTATTCTCCTCTCATTTCCTTTCCGAGTCAAG TTTGTTTTGTTTATCAGCGATGGTGTTTTATCGGAGCGTTTCGCTTCTTTCGAAGCTAAGAAATCGTGTT CGGAAGACGGTGGACCAGTGGGCTTCTTCAAG attggCTCATACAATGGAGATAGTATGA